In Sinorhizobium numidicum, the following proteins share a genomic window:
- a CDS encoding OsmC family protein, producing the protein MKARIKWVEDRSFIGESASGHKVLFGTAFGPEGRTPGPSPMELVLLGTGGCSAFDVVHILEKAREAIEDCVVEIDAERAEQDPKVFTRIHMHFVIKGRSLAANKVERAITLSLEKYCSASAMLAKTATITHDFVVVDTAATSTT; encoded by the coding sequence ATGAAAGCACGCATCAAATGGGTTGAAGACCGGAGCTTCATTGGCGAGTCTGCGAGCGGCCACAAAGTCCTATTTGGGACGGCTTTTGGGCCGGAGGGGCGAACACCGGGTCCAAGCCCCATGGAGTTGGTGTTGCTCGGCACCGGTGGCTGCTCGGCCTTCGACGTCGTTCACATTCTTGAAAAAGCCCGCGAGGCCATCGAGGACTGCGTCGTCGAGATCGACGCGGAACGTGCGGAACAGGACCCAAAAGTCTTTACCCGCATTCATATGCACTTCGTGATCAAGGGGCGGAGCCTGGCAGCGAACAAGGTCGAACGTGCCATCACACTGTCGCTCGAAAAATACTGCTCGGCGTCGGCAATGCTCGCAAAGACTGCCACGATCACCCATGACTTTGTTGTCGTTGATACTGCTGCGACGAGCACGACTTAG
- a CDS encoding GntR family transcriptional regulator, producing MTQQDTALTLAPRLAEQIRNKLIAGELKPGQRLSEASLSSDLEVSRNSLREAFRLLTKEGLLRHEPNRGVFVSTPSMASIIDIYRVRRLIECRALEQAYPQHPAVPRMRRAVETALECRAASDWVGVGSANMAFHAAIVDLADSARLNAFYGQIAAELRLSFGLLDDPEFLHAPYVDLNAAILAQLEAGKTVEAAASLEAYLARSERTVLAAFSRIAEAGD from the coding sequence ATGACACAGCAGGATACAGCACTTACTTTGGCGCCGCGACTGGCGGAGCAGATCCGCAATAAGCTGATCGCAGGAGAATTGAAGCCCGGCCAGCGATTGTCCGAGGCGAGCCTCAGTTCAGATCTCGAGGTCTCGCGCAATTCACTGCGAGAAGCATTCCGGCTGTTGACCAAGGAAGGCCTGTTGCGGCATGAGCCCAACAGGGGCGTATTCGTGTCGACGCCGAGCATGGCGTCTATCATCGACATTTACCGCGTTCGTCGATTGATCGAGTGCCGGGCGCTGGAGCAGGCCTATCCGCAGCATCCGGCGGTGCCCCGCATGCGGCGGGCGGTCGAGACGGCTCTCGAATGCCGGGCGGCTAGCGACTGGGTTGGTGTCGGCAGCGCCAACATGGCTTTCCACGCAGCGATCGTCGACCTCGCGGACAGTGCGCGGCTGAACGCCTTCTATGGTCAAATCGCTGCCGAACTGCGCTTGAGCTTCGGACTGCTGGACGACCCTGAGTTCCTGCACGCTCCCTATGTCGACCTGAACGCTGCCATTCTCGCGCAGCTCGAGGCGGGGAAGACTGTCGAGGCTGCAGCCTCGCTTGAAGCCTATCTTGCGCGTTCGGAGCGGACGGTCCTTGCAGCCTTCTCTCGCATTGCAGAGGCTGGCGACTAA
- a CDS encoding NRAMP family divalent metal transporter: MPPGQAIVSPLDTIRSRRASLTAAIFLMATSAIGPGFITQTATFTTKLGAAFAFGILASVLIDFVVQLNIWRIVTLTRMRASDIANAAIPGTGYLLAVLVIIGGLFFNVGNIGGTGLGLNALTGLDPKWGGAISALVSIGIFLSKRAGVAIDRLIVVAGVMMIALTLFVAYVSSPPLGEALRQTVLPDIVDFATITTIVGGTVGGYITYSGAHRLLDKGTVGIENLGAVNRAALTGIAVTGVMRYVLFLAVLGVVASGIVIDVSGKGANPAAQAFQSAAGDLGLRIFGAILWAAAITSVIGAAYTSVSFLTVFKKNITERARNLATVVFIGISLFFYLIITTPPATMLVFVGGLNGLILPIGLSIFIYAAWARSDLMGGYRYPRWLLVLGALVCGLTWYMGYKSVGPIFALINP; the protein is encoded by the coding sequence ATGCCGCCGGGTCAGGCGATCGTCTCGCCCCTGGATACCATTAGGTCCCGTCGCGCCTCTCTGACAGCGGCCATCTTCCTCATGGCGACCTCGGCCATCGGTCCCGGCTTCATCACCCAGACAGCGACCTTCACGACGAAGCTGGGGGCGGCTTTCGCCTTCGGCATTCTCGCGTCGGTCCTGATCGACTTCGTCGTTCAGCTGAATATCTGGCGTATCGTCACGCTCACCCGAATGCGGGCGTCCGATATTGCCAACGCAGCAATCCCCGGCACCGGTTATCTTCTCGCAGTGCTCGTGATCATCGGCGGGCTGTTCTTCAACGTCGGCAATATCGGCGGCACGGGCCTTGGCCTAAATGCCCTGACCGGTCTTGACCCCAAATGGGGCGGAGCGATCAGTGCACTTGTCTCGATCGGCATCTTCCTGTCCAAGCGCGCAGGGGTGGCAATTGACCGGTTGATCGTCGTTGCCGGCGTGATGATGATCGCGCTCACCCTCTTCGTCGCCTACGTCTCCTCTCCGCCGCTCGGCGAGGCGCTGCGTCAAACCGTGCTTCCCGACATCGTCGACTTCGCCACCATCACCACCATCGTCGGCGGCACCGTCGGCGGCTACATCACCTATTCAGGCGCGCACCGTCTGCTCGACAAGGGAACGGTCGGCATCGAGAACCTGGGCGCGGTCAACCGCGCCGCCCTGACGGGCATCGCCGTTACGGGCGTCATGCGCTATGTGCTCTTCCTCGCCGTTCTCGGCGTGGTGGCGAGCGGCATCGTCATTGACGTTTCCGGCAAAGGCGCAAACCCCGCCGCCCAGGCCTTTCAGTCCGCTGCCGGTGACCTCGGCCTGCGCATCTTCGGCGCCATCCTTTGGGCGGCCGCCATCACGAGTGTGATCGGCGCCGCCTATACTTCGGTGTCGTTCCTGACCGTCTTCAAAAAGAACATTACCGAGCGCGCCCGCAACCTCGCGACGGTCGTCTTCATCGGTATCTCGCTGTTCTTCTACCTGATTATCACCACGCCGCCCGCGACCATGCTCGTCTTCGTCGGCGGCCTGAACGGTCTGATTCTGCCGATCGGCCTCTCAATCTTCATCTATGCTGCCTGGGCACGGTCCGACCTGATGGGCGGCTACCGTTATCCCCGCTGGCTGCTTGTACTCGGCGCACTGGTGTGTGGACTGACGTGGTACATGGGCTACAAGTCGGTCGGCCCAATCTTTGCACTCATCAATCCGTGA
- a CDS encoding LamB/YcsF family protein, whose product MTTIDLNSDLGESYGAWRMGDDEAMLSIVSSANVACGFHAGDPAGILKTVKAAAQRGVSVGAHVSYPDRVGFGRRDMDVTSAELVADVIYQIGALQGIAAAAGTRVRYVKPHGALYNRIATDPKQGAAVVEAIKTVDPSLVLMGLANAPILDLARSSGLNVVAEAFADRAYTREGHLVSRREAGAVLHDAAAIARRMLRLATDGTIEAIDGSVIRIDAKSICVHGDSPDAVAIAREIRRTFEAEGIAVEAFLPQTAARGRTE is encoded by the coding sequence ATGACGACGATCGATCTCAACAGTGACCTCGGCGAAAGCTACGGCGCCTGGCGCATGGGCGACGACGAGGCGATGCTTTCCATCGTCTCCAGCGCCAACGTCGCCTGCGGCTTTCACGCCGGCGACCCCGCCGGCATCCTGAAGACTGTGAAGGCGGCGGCGCAACGGGGCGTCTCGGTCGGTGCCCATGTCTCCTATCCCGATCGCGTCGGCTTCGGCCGGCGCGACATGGACGTGACGAGCGCCGAGCTCGTCGCAGACGTCATCTACCAGATCGGCGCGCTGCAGGGCATCGCAGCGGCAGCCGGCACGCGCGTCCGTTATGTTAAGCCGCACGGCGCGCTCTACAACCGCATCGCCACCGATCCTAAGCAAGGTGCCGCCGTGGTGGAGGCGATCAAGACCGTCGACCCGTCGCTGGTGCTGATGGGGCTCGCCAACGCTCCGATCCTCGACCTTGCCCGCAGTTCCGGTCTGAACGTGGTCGCCGAGGCCTTCGCCGACCGTGCCTACACGCGGGAAGGCCACCTCGTCTCCCGCCGCGAGGCGGGTGCCGTGCTGCACGACGCCGCGGCCATCGCCCGCCGCATGTTGCGGCTGGCGACGGACGGCACGATCGAGGCGATCGACGGGAGCGTGATCCGCATAGACGCGAAATCCATCTGCGTGCACGGCGACAGTCCCGACGCTGTGGCGATCGCGCGCGAGATCCGCCGGACCTTCGAGGCCGAGGGCATCGCCGTCGAAGCCTTCCTGCCACAGACGGCCGCGCGAGGGAGGACCGAATGA
- a CDS encoding putative hydro-lyase, whose amino-acid sequence MNARESLRRIDAAAAGTARARYRAGAIEPTSGVAPGFTQANMIVLPRDWAYDFLLYAQRNPKPCPVLDVTDAGSPKTILAPGADLRTDLPLYRIWRNGELVEETANATTAWAEHPDLVAFLIGCSFTFETAMVEAGIEIRHITDGSNVPMYLTDRPCRPAGRLHGNIVVSMRPIPASRVADAAAGRFPAVHGAPVHVGEPALLGIRDLAKPEFGDPVRVEPGEIPVFWACGVTPQAAVMASGVPFAITHAPGHMFITDVPDSAYHA is encoded by the coding sequence ATGAACGCAAGAGAAAGTCTTCGCCGCATTGATGCTGCAGCAGCCGGTACCGCTCGCGCCCGCTATCGTGCGGGCGCGATCGAGCCGACATCCGGCGTTGCGCCCGGCTTCACCCAGGCGAACATGATCGTGCTGCCGCGCGACTGGGCCTATGACTTCCTGCTCTATGCCCAGCGAAATCCGAAGCCCTGTCCGGTGCTCGACGTCACCGACGCGGGTTCTCCGAAGACCATCCTTGCGCCCGGCGCGGACCTGCGCACTGATCTGCCGCTCTACCGTATCTGGCGGAACGGAGAGCTCGTTGAGGAAACGGCTAACGCCACCACCGCTTGGGCCGAACATCCCGACCTCGTCGCCTTCCTGATCGGCTGCAGCTTCACCTTCGAGACGGCCATGGTAGAGGCCGGCATTGAAATCCGTCACATTACCGATGGGAGCAACGTTCCTATGTATCTGACCGACCGGCCCTGTCGCCCTGCCGGCAGGCTGCACGGCAACATCGTCGTCTCCATGCGGCCGATCCCGGCTTCGCGTGTCGCCGATGCCGCGGCCGGCCGCTTCCCTGCCGTGCACGGTGCGCCGGTGCATGTCGGCGAACCGGCACTGCTCGGTATCCGGGATCTGGCGAAGCCGGAGTTCGGCGATCCGGTTCGCGTAGAGCCGGGCGAGATCCCCGTCTTCTGGGCCTGCGGCGTCACGCCCCAGGCGGCGGTCATGGCCTCGGGCGTGCCCTTCGCCATCACCCACGCGCCGGGGCATATGTTCATCACCGACGTTCCCGACTCCGCCTATCACGCCTGA
- a CDS encoding 5-oxoprolinase/urea amidolyase family protein — protein MRFLPVSLTTFLVELADLDETLALFASLEADPLYGVEEMVPAARTLMIRFRPERVTAEELAGAIAARDLSARAAPSKRLVEIPVRYNGEDLEEVARLTGLSVEDVIRRHTQSEFTVAFCGFAPGFGYLVGGDPALHVPRRQTPRTRIPAGSVALAGAFSGVYPQASPGGWQIIGVTPLKMWDLTRDPPALLQPGTRVRFYDLSKRAMPAKSVSAQARRDAGKGTGTGSGTRFTVLAAPIPALFQDLGRFGLTGQGVSASGALDQGALKAANRTVGNPADFACLEITLGGFSFESSGRAVIALAGASCPITVRDRSGDSFEGAICRPISLEAGDVVMLGQPPKGMRCYLAARGGFEVRTVLGSAASDTLAVVGPEPVAAGTVLPIRQPNAPMESVSLSEVPVEDLPAAGDTVTLDVVMGPRTDWFTETAIARFSEQYWLVTPQSSRVGIRLRGEVPLERIDRAELPSEGTATGAIQVPHNGQPVLFLADHPLTGGYPVIGTVAEYHLDLAGQIPVNARIRFRPVTRFAEIRSSQRDASGRE, from the coding sequence ATGCGTTTCCTTCCCGTCAGCCTGACGACGTTTCTCGTGGAGCTTGCCGACCTCGATGAAACGCTGGCGCTCTTCGCCTCGCTTGAAGCCGATCCGCTCTATGGCGTCGAGGAGATGGTGCCGGCCGCGCGCACGCTGATGATCCGCTTTCGGCCCGAACGCGTAACGGCGGAAGAACTGGCGGGCGCCATTGCCGCCCGCGATCTCTCCGCCCGCGCCGCTCCTTCCAAGCGGCTCGTGGAAATTCCTGTGCGCTACAACGGCGAGGACCTGGAAGAGGTTGCCCGGCTGACGGGGCTGAGTGTCGAGGACGTGATCCGGCGCCACACGCAAAGCGAATTTACGGTTGCCTTCTGCGGCTTTGCCCCGGGCTTCGGCTATCTCGTCGGCGGCGACCCGGCCCTTCATGTGCCTCGCCGCCAGACACCGCGCACGCGCATTCCGGCGGGCTCCGTCGCGCTCGCCGGGGCCTTCAGCGGCGTCTATCCGCAGGCGAGCCCTGGCGGTTGGCAGATCATCGGCGTGACACCGCTCAAGATGTGGGATCTGACGCGCGATCCGCCGGCGCTTCTCCAGCCTGGCACCCGTGTCCGTTTTTACGACCTCTCGAAGCGAGCCATGCCGGCGAAATCCGTGTCCGCGCAAGCCCGGAGAGACGCGGGCAAGGGAACGGGAACTGGGAGCGGAACGCGCTTCACGGTGCTCGCCGCCCCCATCCCGGCATTATTCCAGGATCTCGGCCGCTTCGGCCTAACGGGCCAGGGCGTCTCAGCCTCCGGCGCGCTCGACCAGGGGGCGCTAAAGGCGGCCAACCGCACGGTTGGAAACCCGGCCGACTTCGCCTGCCTTGAGATTACACTCGGCGGCTTCTCCTTTGAAAGTTCCGGCCGCGCCGTTATCGCGCTCGCCGGCGCCTCCTGCCCCATCACGGTGCGGGATCGATCCGGGGATAGCTTCGAAGGCGCGATCTGTCGGCCGATTTCGCTCGAAGCGGGCGACGTGGTGATGCTCGGCCAGCCGCCGAAAGGCATGCGCTGCTATCTCGCAGCGCGCGGCGGCTTCGAAGTGCGCACGGTTCTCGGCAGCGCCGCGAGCGACACGCTCGCCGTCGTCGGACCGGAACCGGTGGCGGCGGGCACGGTCCTGCCGATACGGCAGCCAAACGCGCCGATGGAAAGCGTGTCACTTTCGGAAGTGCCTGTCGAAGACTTGCCGGCCGCCGGCGATACGGTGACGCTTGATGTGGTCATGGGCCCGCGCACGGACTGGTTTACCGAGACCGCCATCGCTCGGTTCAGCGAACAGTATTGGCTGGTGACGCCACAGTCGAGCCGCGTCGGCATCCGGCTTCGGGGCGAGGTGCCGCTGGAGCGCATCGACAGGGCGGAATTGCCAAGCGAGGGAACGGCGACCGGCGCAATCCAGGTGCCTCACAATGGGCAGCCCGTGCTCTTTCTCGCCGATCACCCGCTGACGGGCGGTTACCCCGTCATCGGCACGGTCGCCGAATACCATCTCGATCTCGCCGGGCAGATTCCGGTCAATGCAAGAATAAGGTTCCGACCCGTCACACGCTTCGCCGAAATCCGGTCTTCGCAGCGTGACGCAAGCGGCAGGGAATGA
- a CDS encoding acetyl/propionyl/methylcrotonyl-CoA carboxylase subunit alpha has product MKKVLIANRGEIAVRIIRACRDYDVASVAVYADPDMDALFVRLAEEAYGLSGNRPAETYLDIAKLIEIARRSGADAVHPGYGFLSERAEFARAVIEAGLTWIGPDPQVIEALGDKVEARRIAESVGAPLVAGSDGPVESAAEVVAFAEKHGFPVAIKAAHGGGGRGLKVARRLEEVAELYASAVREATVAFGRGECFVERFLDRPRHIEAQVLADRHGSVLVLGTRDCSLQRRNQKLVEEAPAPFVTDAQRSAIHDAAKAICAAAGYTGAGTVEFLLGADGTISFLEVNTRLQVEHPVTEETTGIDLVVEQFRIADGLALPMTETPAPRGHSIEFRINAEDPGRGFLPTPGRITAFEPPSGPGVRLDSGVVTASAVPGVFDSLMAKLIVTGATREEALKRARRALAEFRIEGVATVLPFHRAAIEAEDFIGTNGFRVHTRWIETDFADMPQADARPERVPDPSLVRTHIEIDGRRHELAIPFGLFSGFTASAQAGDSAVAVGATFDPADLTAPIAGTLQAWKIADGDKVRQGDLIAVMEAMKMETQITAPRDGTFRVVAAEGSYLRAGAVLGRFER; this is encoded by the coding sequence ATGAAGAAAGTGCTGATCGCCAACCGTGGCGAGATCGCCGTGCGCATCATCCGCGCCTGCCGCGACTATGATGTCGCCTCCGTCGCCGTCTATGCGGACCCCGACATGGATGCGCTCTTCGTGCGGCTTGCCGAGGAGGCGTATGGTCTCTCGGGCAACCGCCCGGCCGAGACCTATCTCGACATCGCCAAACTCATCGAGATCGCCCGCCGCTCAGGCGCGGATGCCGTGCATCCGGGCTACGGGTTCCTCTCGGAGAGAGCGGAGTTCGCCCGCGCCGTGATCGAGGCCGGGCTAACTTGGATCGGACCGGATCCGCAGGTGATCGAGGCGCTGGGTGACAAGGTCGAAGCCCGCCGTATCGCCGAGAGCGTCGGCGCGCCGCTGGTGGCTGGCAGCGACGGCCCCGTCGAAAGTGCGGCGGAAGTCGTTGCGTTCGCCGAAAAGCACGGTTTTCCCGTCGCCATCAAGGCCGCCCATGGCGGCGGCGGACGGGGCCTGAAGGTTGCGCGGCGCCTGGAGGAGGTCGCCGAACTCTACGCGTCCGCCGTGCGAGAGGCGACGGTGGCATTCGGCCGGGGCGAATGTTTCGTCGAACGCTTTCTCGACCGGCCCCGCCACATCGAGGCGCAGGTGCTCGCCGACCGCCATGGCAGCGTGCTGGTGCTCGGCACCCGAGATTGCTCGCTGCAAAGGCGCAACCAGAAGCTCGTGGAGGAGGCCCCTGCCCCGTTCGTCACGGATGCCCAGCGCAGCGCCATCCACGATGCGGCCAAGGCGATCTGCGCAGCCGCCGGCTATACCGGCGCCGGAACGGTGGAATTCCTGCTTGGAGCCGACGGCACCATTTCCTTCCTCGAGGTCAATACCCGCCTTCAGGTCGAGCACCCGGTAACCGAGGAGACGACCGGCATCGACCTCGTCGTCGAGCAATTCCGCATTGCCGATGGCTTGGCACTCCCGATGACCGAGACGCCCGCGCCGCGCGGCCATTCGATCGAGTTCCGTATCAATGCCGAAGACCCCGGCCGCGGCTTCCTGCCGACGCCGGGGCGGATCACCGCCTTCGAGCCCCCCTCCGGCCCGGGCGTCCGGCTCGACAGCGGCGTTGTCACGGCATCGGCCGTTCCGGGCGTCTTCGATTCGCTGATGGCGAAGCTGATCGTAACCGGCGCGACGCGCGAGGAGGCGCTGAAGCGTGCTCGGCGGGCGCTCGCGGAGTTCCGCATAGAAGGCGTGGCGACCGTCCTGCCCTTCCACCGCGCCGCCATCGAGGCGGAGGATTTCATTGGGACCAACGGCTTCAGGGTCCATACCCGCTGGATCGAAACCGATTTCGCGGATATGCCGCAGGCCGACGCCCGGCCGGAACGCGTGCCTGACCCTTCGCTGGTGCGCACCCACATCGAGATCGACGGCAGGAGGCACGAACTCGCCATTCCCTTCGGTCTCTTCTCAGGCTTCACCGCATCTGCGCAAGCGGGGGACAGCGCTGTCGCCGTCGGTGCAACATTTGATCCAGCCGATCTGACGGCCCCGATCGCCGGCACGCTGCAGGCCTGGAAAATCGCCGACGGAGACAAGGTCCGACAGGGCGACCTCATCGCAGTGATGGAAGCGATGAAGATGGAGACGCAGATCACCGCACCCCGCGACGGCACCTTCCGCGTCGTCGCTGCGGAGGGCAGCTATCTCCGGGCCGGCGCGGTCCTCGGGCGTTTTGAGCGTTAA
- a CDS encoding OmpA family protein — protein sequence MVATSEPATKLEHRGYNRGLILGLTMAESMLLLVFCLLLVAAAIINAERNKALQAQRKLQAAQRQIAELRQEAIGTQAITKELNTKIAVLEMQLRSVSLSPADRKKFEKEWRDLVVARGTVQRLRDQGLSPERLAELEKAVAVLQDGGLSTADAPALEKRLRDLLAVERKQADAKPHEWPPIINLSEAEGYFFRSGSAQLTRAFEEKLRGSIASKIAQSLRKYEVDIIEVIGHTDEQPISRAASDLDQDFIDILGGKKAIAEITAADNAGLGLARAMAVANVLRADHKLNGATILPMSAAQLVLPGDRLTTGEAGNVESRRRIEIRIRGRNASLGP from the coding sequence ATGGTAGCAACTTCGGAGCCAGCCACGAAGCTCGAGCATAGGGGCTACAACAGGGGACTGATACTTGGCCTAACCATGGCCGAGTCCATGCTGCTGCTCGTCTTCTGCCTTTTGCTGGTAGCAGCCGCCATCATAAACGCTGAACGAAACAAGGCACTACAGGCGCAAAGGAAGCTCCAAGCCGCGCAGAGGCAGATTGCGGAACTGCGGCAGGAGGCGATCGGTACGCAGGCGATAACGAAGGAGCTGAACACAAAGATTGCGGTCTTGGAAATGCAGCTCAGATCGGTCAGCCTATCGCCCGCGGACAGAAAGAAATTCGAAAAGGAATGGCGGGACCTGGTCGTGGCGCGTGGAACCGTGCAACGGCTCCGCGACCAAGGCTTGTCGCCGGAGCGGCTGGCGGAACTCGAAAAAGCTGTCGCCGTCTTGCAGGACGGTGGATTGTCTACTGCTGACGCGCCGGCGTTGGAAAAGCGGCTACGGGATCTTTTGGCAGTCGAACGAAAGCAGGCGGACGCCAAGCCGCACGAATGGCCTCCGATCATCAATCTGAGCGAAGCTGAAGGATATTTCTTCCGATCAGGCAGCGCGCAGCTGACAAGAGCATTCGAGGAAAAGCTGCGGGGATCCATTGCAAGCAAGATTGCTCAAAGCTTGCGGAAATATGAGGTCGACATCATCGAAGTAATCGGCCACACGGACGAGCAGCCGATTTCGCGTGCTGCATCTGATCTCGATCAGGACTTCATTGACATCCTCGGCGGAAAGAAAGCGATTGCCGAAATAACGGCTGCCGATAATGCTGGACTTGGCCTGGCGAGGGCAATGGCGGTCGCCAATGTGTTGAGGGCCGATCACAAGCTCAACGGCGCCACCATCCTGCCGATGTCAGCTGCGCAACTCGTTTTGCCGGGAGACAGATTGACCACGGGAGAGGCCGGTAACGTTGAGTCTCGTCGGCGCATTGAGATCCGCATCCGCGGCCGAAACGCTTCCCTGGGTCCCTAA